TCGACAGGCTCAGGGCGAACGGGAGCTTGGTCGGCGGCATCCGCCATTCTTCGCTTGGAGCCAGCACATGCTTCGCGCCTTCGTCACTGCCCTGCTTCTCACCCTCTTCGCCGCCCAACCCGCGCTCGCCGCCGAGCGAGTCAAGGATATCGGTCGCTTCCAGGGAATCCGATCGAACCAGCTGACCGGCTATGGCATCGTCGTAGGGCTGCCCGGCAGCGGTGACGACAATCTCGAATATACCGTCCAGTCGATGAAGGGCGTCACCGCGCGCTTCGGCTTTCAGCTGCCACCGGGGATCAACCCCAGCCTCAAGAACAGCGCGGTCGTCATGATCACCGCCGAGCTGCCCGCCTTTGCCAAGCCCGGCCAGCGGATCGACATCACCGTGTCGTCGATGGGGCGCGCCAAGAGCCTGCGCGGCGGATCGCTGATCCTGACGCCCTTGCTCGGTGCCGATGGCCAGATCTATGCGATGGCGCAGGGTAATCTCGCGGTCGGCGGATTGGGCGCCGAGGGTGCCGACGGATCGAAGATCGTCGTCAATGTTCCCTCGACCGGCCGGATCCCCGATGGGGCGACGGTCGAGCGCGCGGTCGAAACCGGGTTCGCGACCGCACCTACGCTCACCTTCAACCTGGCGCGCGCCGATTTCACCACCGCGCAGCGCGTGGCGGCGGTGATCAACGGCCGCTTCGGGACCATGCGCGCACGCGCGATCGATGCGGTGTCGGTGTCGGTGTCGGCACCGCCGGGCGCCGACGTCCGCACGATGCTGATGAGCGACATCGAGAACCTCACCGTCGATTCGGCCGAGGCGGCGGCGCGGGTGATCGTCAACGCGCGCACCGGCACCGTCGTGATCAACTCGGCGGTGCGCGTGAGCCCGGCGGCGGTAACACACGGTAAACTAACGGTACGTATAGACGAGGCCCAGCGGGTGATTCAGCCCGCGCCGTTCAGCCAAGGCGAGACCGCGGTCGAACAGCAAAGCGCGATCGGGGTCGAAGAAGAAGTGAAGCCGATGTTCCTGCTCGATCCCGGACCCAAGCTCGCCGACGTCGTCAAGGCGGTGAACGCGATCGGCGCGTCGCCCGCCGATCTGGTCGCGATCCTCGAAGCCTTGAAGGAAGCCGGCGCGCTGAAGGCCGAGCTCGTCATCCTGTGACGATCCCCGCCGTCCAGCTTCCGGGCGTCAACCAGCCGACGGTGTCGACCGACACCGGCCGGCTGGCGACGCGCGACAATCTGGACAAGGCGGGGCAGCAGTTCGAGAGCCTGTTCGTCGGCATGATGCTCAAATCGATGCGCTCGGCCAATCTGGGCGAATCGCTGTTCGAATCGAACGCGCTCGATCAGTTTCGCGACATGCAGGATCAGCAGACCGCCAAGGCGATGGCAGCGCACGCGCCGCTGGGAATCGGCAAGGCGATGACCGATTTCCTCGCGAAGTCGGTGCCCGCGGAGGCAGGGGCATCGCCCACGCCGCCGAGCGCTGCTAGCGGCGGGCCGTCGACATGAGCGACATGCTCTCGATCGCCGCCAGCGGCGTGCGTGCCTACCAAAGCGCGCTGACCACCACGTCTGAGAACATCGCCAACGCCGGCACCCTCGGCTACGCGCGCCGTGCGGCGGCGTTGGGCGAAGTCAACGCCTCGGACAGCAGCCTGTTGAACGGTGGCGCACAGGCGGGGCAGGGGGTGCTGGTCACCGGCATCGACCGCGCCGCCGACGCCTTTCGCAACGCCGAAGTGCGCACCGCGGGCAGCGACCTGGCGCGCACCGAAGCCGGATTGGTCTGGCTCGAACGGATCGAGGGCGCGCTGACCGCCTCGAAGCTCGACGAACGCCTCGCCGCCTTCTTCAACGCCGGCCAGAATCTCGCCGCCGATCCCGCCGCCAGCGGGCTGCGCGCGGTGATGCTCGAACAGGCTGCCGGGCTCGCCTCGGCATTCCGCAGCACCGGCGCTGCGCTCGAGGCCGCTGGCGCCGATCTGACTGGTCAGGCCGACGCGACAGTGGGCGAAATCAATTCGCTGGCAAAGGCGCTGGGAACGGTCAATTCGGGGCTCGGCCGCACCGGTGCGGGCAGCGCCGGCCATGCCGGTTTGCTCGACGAACGCGATCGGCTGCTCGAACAGATGAGCGTTTTGGTCGATGTCGGTGCCGAATTCGACGCCGCTGGGCGCGCGACGCTCCGCATCGGTGGGCCTTCGGGACCGGTGCTGGTCGCCGGCGACGAAGCGGGCAGCGTCACCTTCGCCACCAACAGCGAAGGCGCCGCCTCGATCGCGGTGCACCGCGCGGGCGAACGCGCCAACGCCCCGGTCAATGGCGGCGAGCTCGCCGGGATCATCGACGGCGCGCAGCGGATCGCCGCGGCGCGCAGCGCGACCGACACGATCGCGGCGCAGTTCGTCGCCGGCGTCAACGCTGTCCAGGCGGGCGGGCGCGATCCCGCGGGCAACCCGGGCGCGGCGATGTTCGCCGGCGAAACCGCGGCATCGGTGACGATGGTGCTGGCCGACCCCAAGGGCATCGCCGCCGCGGGCGTCGGCGCCGGCCCGCGCGACAATGGCAACCTCAAGGCATTGGCCGATCTGCGCACCAGCGGCGGCTTTGAAACCACGCTCACCGACATGGTCGTTGGCAACGGCGCGGCGATCAGCGGGCGGCGATCGGTGGCGCAGGCGCAGAGCGCGATCCAATCGTCGGCGGTTGCATCGCGCGATTCGATCTCGGGGGTCAATCTCGACGAGGAAGCCGTAAACCTGATGCGCTTCCAGCAGGCCTATCAGGCGTCGAGCCGGGTGATCCAGGTCGCGCGCGAAACGATCCAGTCGATCCTCGATATCAGGTGAATACGATGATTCGAGTTTCCACCAGCCAATTCTACGCGCGCTCGACCAGCCAGATGGGCGCGCTCAGCGTTACCGCCGACCAGTTGCAGACGCAGATCGCCACCGGCAAGCGGATCGCCGCGCCGTCGGACGACGCCGCGGGCTATCAGCAATTGTCGACGCTCAAGCAAGCCACCGCCGACGATGTCGGCGCGAAGGCCAATATCGTGTTGGCGCAGGGTGTGCTCGATCAGTCGGACACCGCGCTCGCGGCGATCGAGGAACAGCTCCAGCGCGCCAAGGAACTTGCGCTGCAGGCGAGCAGCGGCACGCTGTCGGCCGAGGATCGCAAGGCGATCGCGACGTCGGTCGACGACATCATCGATGATGTCTTCACGCTGGCCAATACGCGCGACGTGCGCGGCCAGGCGATCTTCGGCGGCGGCGGTGCCGAGGCATTTGCGCGCGCTGCCGACGGCACGATCTCCTATGTCGGCGGCGCCGGCGCCGGCGCGATCCCGATCGGCAGCGGCGGCGACATCCAGGTGACCGAAGCGGGCGACCGCGCGCTCGGCGACCTGTTCGCCTCGCTCGGCGCGATGGCGGCGGCGCTGCGCGAGGGCGAATCTCCCGAGGGCGCGATCGACGCGCTCGGCGGCGCGCTCGACACGGTCATCGCCAGCCGCGCGAGCGTCGGCGCGCGCGGCTTCCGGCTCGATATCGAAATGGGCCGGCTCGCCGATGTCGCGGTCGATCGCGAGGCGGCGCGGGGCGGGATCGAGGATCTCGACATGAGCGCCGCGATCACCGAGCTGCAAAAGACGCTGACGATCCTGCAGGCGACGCAGGGCAGCTTCACCAAGCTGTCGAGCCTCAGCCTGTTCGACTATCTACGCTGAACCGCACCCCGGCACCGCGCCGCCGGTTTCTTCGCCGCATTGGCCATTTTTCCACCCCGCACCGCGCAAGTTTCGGCGCGGCCGGTCGTTCCTCAATTGGGGTCGCGACAGCGTTTCGGGGGTAACAGCGCCAATGTTCGTTTTGATTGGGTTCGTCGTGCTGATCGTGATGGTGTTCGGCGGGTTCGCACTCACCGGCGGCGCGCTCGGCCCGGTGATGCACGCGCTGCCGCACGAGATGCTGATCATCGGCGGCGCCGCGGTCGGCGCGCTGATCATCGGCAACTCGATGCTCGAGATCAAGGCGCTGGGCAGCGGCTTCATGAAGGTGGTCAAGGGCCCCAAATACAAGAAGCAGGACTATCTCGACGCGATCTTCCTGGTCAGCAAGCTGATGAAGATGCTGCGCGTCGAGGGGCCGATCGCGCTCGAGCCGCATGTCGAGGATCCCAAGTCATCGGCGGTGTTCGCCGAATATCCCCGCCTCCTCGCCGACCAGACGCTCACCAACCTGATCGCCGATACGCTGCGGCTGGTGGTGGTGTCGTCGGGCACGCTCGACGTCCACGCGGTCGAGGACGTGATGGATAACTCGATCAAGACGCACCACCACGAAGTGCAGAGTCCGCAGACGACGCTGCAGGGGCTCGCCGATGCGCTGCCCGCGCTCGGCATCGTCGCGGCGGTGCTGGGGGTGGTCAAGACGATGGGGTCGATCGACAAGCCACCCGAGATCCTGGGCGGGATGATCGGATCGGCGCTGGTGGGGACGTTCCTTGGCGTGCTGCTGGCCTATGGCATCGTCGGGCCGCTCGCGACGCGGTTGCAGCAGGTGATCGATGCCGATGCCGCGATCTATCACACGATCAAGCAGATCATCATCGCCTCGCTCCACGGCCATCCGCAGCCGCTGGTGATCGAAGCCGCGCGCAGCGGGATCGCGCACCACAACCAGCCCGGCTTCGCCGAGGTGTTCGACGGGCTGCGGGGACGCTAAATGGCCGCGCGCGCACCCCATGGCACCAACCAGCCGCCCAAGATCATCGTCAAGAAAATCTATATCGAGGGCCATGGCGGCCATCATGGCGGCGCGTGGAAGGTCGCCTATGCCGATTTCGTGACCGCGATGATGGCGTTCTTCCTGCTGATGTGGCTGCTCGGTGCGACCACCGAAGCGCAGCGCAAGGCGCTCGCCGATTATTTCGCGCCGACGCTGATCGAGCTGAAGCAGAAAAGCGCCGGGTCCTATGGCCCGTTCGGCGGCGCATCGCTCACCGATGTCGATAATTACCCCAATCGCGCGGGCCAGACCGGCACGCGCGCGCTCACCGTGCCCGCGGGCGCCGAGGGCGGCGCGCAGGTGGGGACCGGCGAAAAGGGCACGCTCAAGGATCAGGCGGCGCTCAACGCGCAGGATCGCCGCAACTTCTCGAAGCTGCGCCAGCAGCTCGAACAGCGGATGAAGGCCAATGGCAGTATCACCAAGCTGGGCAAGCATGTCCGCTTCGTCGAGACCAGCGAAGGGCTGCGGATCGATCTGGTCGACAATGCCGATTATTCGATGTTCGACCTCGGCACGACCGCCCTGGTGGGCGAGGCCGACCAGCTGATCGGCGAGATCGCCGCGTCGATCGGTACGATGGAAAACGCGATCATGATCCGCGGCCACACCGATTCGCTGGGCTATGGCAACCCACTCGACATGAACAACTGGATGCTCTCGAGCGGGCGCGCCGAGGCGACGCGGCGGCGGCTGGCCGCGGGCGGGCTGCCCGATGCGCGCTTCGAACGGATCGAGGGCGTCGCCGATCGTGAACCGATGGTCGCGAAGGACCCGACCGACCCGCGCAACCGCCGGGTGGCGATCACGCTGCTCTATCGCAAGGGCGAAGCCGGCGGCCGAGGCGCGATGACAAGACTGGCGAGTCGTTGAAAGACTCCCCTCCCTGAAAGGGAGGGGCTGGGGGGGTGGGTCGATTGCTCGCGATACGGAAGGCTCGCGCAATCCGACTTACCGTAGATACCACGACCACCCCCCCCCTTTCGGGAGGGGGAACGCCTCAGAACATCTTCCGGAAATCCAGCCGGATCGACCGGCCCACCGGGTCGAGCAGCGCCGCCTGATAGCCCAGCGGGACCACCCCGCTCGAATCGCGCACGTCGAGCCGCTGGTTGAACACATTGTCGAGCCGCAGGCTGACCCGCGTGCCGCGCAGCCAGGCGTGGTTGCGCACCAGATCGGGCATCTGCCCCAGATTGGCGAACAGCCGCAGGTCGACCTTGGCGAGGTCGCCGAAGAACAAGGTGTCGCCCGGCACCGCGCCGTCGACGCGGGTGCCGCTCTGCCAGTCGGCGTTGAGGCGAACCCCCATGCCATCCTTGGTGAAGCCGGTGCGCACCTCGACCTGGTGCCGCGCCAGCCCGCCATTGCTGCCCGTCGCCGACCCGTTCAGCAGGTCGAGTTCGGGAACGCCCTCGCGGATCAGGATCGTTTCCTTGATGCGATAGGTGTGGAAGGCTGAGAACTGGATTCGCCCGCCGCCGGCACCGCCGCCGCCAAAGCCACCCCGTCCGCCGCCGCCGCCACCGAAGCCGCGTCCACCGCCGCCACCGCCGCGTCCCTCACCGCCACCGCGACCCTCGCGGCGCGGGCGTTCGGCGTCGGGCGCGGGAGTCGGCTCTGCGCCTTGCGCCGCCGAACCCTCGGCGGGCAACGGCGCTGCCTGGCCTTCGGCAGGCGCGCGCCGCTGGCGTTCGGGGCGGCCATAGGCCTGGCGCAGCACCGCACGCGGATCCTGCCCCGCATCGCGCGCCGCCTGTACTTCGCGCTGCAACGTGCCCGTCACCGGCAGCGACAGGTTGAAGCCCCAGCGGAACTGCTCGCGCTCGTTGCGCGCGAAATTCACCGGGCGATTGTCGATCTGCAACAACCGTCCGCTGGCGTCGCGCGTGAAGCGTTCGGGGAACGCCGCCTGGATTTCGTTGGTCGCGGTCGGGAAGGTCGCGATCGAATCCTCGATCGTGCTGCTGGTGTAGTCGGCGCGGATGTTGAGGTCGGTTGCGTCGAGCGGCTTGAAGTTCAGCCCCAGCTTCAGCACGTCGCGGCTGTCCGATCGCAGCAGCGGATTGCCGCCGTCGAGGAAGGTGACATCGACCGTCTCGCCGCGCACGAAATCGAACACGCGGACATTGGGGGTGGTGATCGCGGGGTTGCCCACCTGCTGCGGGCTCGGCGCGCCTTCTTCGTTGGTGACCGACGCAACGAGCCGAAGCTGGGGCACCGGCGCCCAGTTGAGCCCATAGCCATAGCTGGTGAGCGTGCCGAAGTCCGACAGCCGATCGACCTCGACATTGGCGTTGAGCGACAGGTCGCCGATCGCGTCGAGCACCGCGCGGCGCCGGCTGGTGATCGGTACGTCGATGTTGAGCTGGCCGTTGGCGCTGCGGCGGCCGATATCGGTCACCTGCGCGAAGCCTGACCGCACCGAGCGCGCGTCCTGGTCCTGGCTGCGCAGCCCGACGCGGAAGGTGGTCGAAAGATCGCCCGCGGGAAGCGCGAGGACGTCGCCGTTCACCACGCCCTCGACGCGCGCGACATTGCTCACCGATCGCGCGGTGTCGGGCGCGACCAGCGACAATTGCCCCGGCACGATCGGGCCGAAGGGCGAAGCGCCGCCGAGCACCGCCGTCTGCAGCCCGGTCGAATCGACCCGGCGATCGGTGTCGGTGTCGGTCTGCTGGCGGTCGTAATTGCCCGTCAGCGTCCAGCGCCAGTCGGACAACGTCCCGTTCATGCTGAACGCCGCCTCGACATTGCGGCTACGCGATTCGCGCATCAACGGGCCGAAGGCGTCGGTGTAGCGCAGCACGCGGACATCGCCCGCGAAGGGCGAAAAGGGGTTGTCGGCGGGCAGCGCGAGATCGACCGAGGGCAGCCCGAGCAGCGAGCG
The genomic region above belongs to Sphingomonas qomolangmaensis and contains:
- a CDS encoding flagellar basal body P-ring protein FlgI, encoding MLRAFVTALLLTLFAAQPALAAERVKDIGRFQGIRSNQLTGYGIVVGLPGSGDDNLEYTVQSMKGVTARFGFQLPPGINPSLKNSAVVMITAELPAFAKPGQRIDITVSSMGRAKSLRGGSLILTPLLGADGQIYAMAQGNLAVGGLGAEGADGSKIVVNVPSTGRIPDGATVERAVETGFATAPTLTFNLARADFTTAQRVAAVINGRFGTMRARAIDAVSVSVSAPPGADVRTMLMSDIENLTVDSAEAAARVIVNARTGTVVINSAVRVSPAAVTHGKLTVRIDEAQRVIQPAPFSQGETAVEQQSAIGVEEEVKPMFLLDPGPKLADVVKAVNAIGASPADLVAILEALKEAGALKAELVIL
- a CDS encoding rod-binding protein — protein: MTIPAVQLPGVNQPTVSTDTGRLATRDNLDKAGQQFESLFVGMMLKSMRSANLGESLFESNALDQFRDMQDQQTAKAMAAHAPLGIGKAMTDFLAKSVPAEAGASPTPPSAASGGPST
- the flgK gene encoding flagellar hook-associated protein FlgK, whose translation is MSDMLSIAASGVRAYQSALTTTSENIANAGTLGYARRAAALGEVNASDSSLLNGGAQAGQGVLVTGIDRAADAFRNAEVRTAGSDLARTEAGLVWLERIEGALTASKLDERLAAFFNAGQNLAADPAASGLRAVMLEQAAGLASAFRSTGAALEAAGADLTGQADATVGEINSLAKALGTVNSGLGRTGAGSAGHAGLLDERDRLLEQMSVLVDVGAEFDAAGRATLRIGGPSGPVLVAGDEAGSVTFATNSEGAASIAVHRAGERANAPVNGGELAGIIDGAQRIAAARSATDTIAAQFVAGVNAVQAGGRDPAGNPGAAMFAGETAASVTMVLADPKGIAAAGVGAGPRDNGNLKALADLRTSGGFETTLTDMVVGNGAAISGRRSVAQAQSAIQSSAVASRDSISGVNLDEEAVNLMRFQQAYQASSRVIQVARETIQSILDIR
- the flgL gene encoding flagellar hook-associated protein FlgL, which encodes MIRVSTSQFYARSTSQMGALSVTADQLQTQIATGKRIAAPSDDAAGYQQLSTLKQATADDVGAKANIVLAQGVLDQSDTALAAIEEQLQRAKELALQASSGTLSAEDRKAIATSVDDIIDDVFTLANTRDVRGQAIFGGGGAEAFARAADGTISYVGGAGAGAIPIGSGGDIQVTEAGDRALGDLFASLGAMAAALREGESPEGAIDALGGALDTVIASRASVGARGFRLDIEMGRLADVAVDREAARGGIEDLDMSAAITELQKTLTILQATQGSFTKLSSLSLFDYLR
- the motA gene encoding flagellar motor stator protein MotA: MFVLIGFVVLIVMVFGGFALTGGALGPVMHALPHEMLIIGGAAVGALIIGNSMLEIKALGSGFMKVVKGPKYKKQDYLDAIFLVSKLMKMLRVEGPIALEPHVEDPKSSAVFAEYPRLLADQTLTNLIADTLRLVVVSSGTLDVHAVEDVMDNSIKTHHHEVQSPQTTLQGLADALPALGIVAAVLGVVKTMGSIDKPPEILGGMIGSALVGTFLGVLLAYGIVGPLATRLQQVIDADAAIYHTIKQIIIASLHGHPQPLVIEAARSGIAHHNQPGFAEVFDGLRGR
- a CDS encoding flagellar motor protein MotB, with product MAARAPHGTNQPPKIIVKKIYIEGHGGHHGGAWKVAYADFVTAMMAFFLLMWLLGATTEAQRKALADYFAPTLIELKQKSAGSYGPFGGASLTDVDNYPNRAGQTGTRALTVPAGAEGGAQVGTGEKGTLKDQAALNAQDRRNFSKLRQQLEQRMKANGSITKLGKHVRFVETSEGLRIDLVDNADYSMFDLGTTALVGEADQLIGEIAASIGTMENAIMIRGHTDSLGYGNPLDMNNWMLSSGRAEATRRRLAAGGLPDARFERIEGVADREPMVAKDPTDPRNRRVAITLLYRKGEAGGRGAMTRLASR
- a CDS encoding TonB-dependent receptor gives rise to the protein MIDRNRVAKARWLLLLSAATVWPAHAQVVPAPTEQEAVDDGEALGAEMSDEETGEEMVDDIVVTGQAERGAVVGDVPPEQQLSPADIRAYGVSSIAELLAELSPQTSSGRGRGGEGPVVLLDGRRIGSFREIREIPTEAILRVDILPEEVALKYGYSANQRVVNFVLRPRFRAITAEADFGGPVQGGNSSGEVELNYLRINRNGRFNLDLEVEARSLLLESERDLLSNPAGSPFDLTGNVVAPTNGAEIDPALSAAAGAPVTVAAVPGSFAGGTPLLTDFVGGANAANVTDLGPFRSLQGATEAVRGNAVLARTIFGDVAATATVGFDFNDSRSLLGLPSVDLALPADNPFSPFAGDVRVLRYTDAFGPLMRESRSRNVEAAFSMNGTLSDWRWTLTGNYDRQQTDTDTDRRVDSTGLQTAVLGGASPFGPIVPGQLSLVAPDTARSVSNVARVEGVVNGDVLALPAGDLSTTFRVGLRSQDQDARSVRSGFAQVTDIGRRSANGQLNIDVPITSRRRAVLDAIGDLSLNANVEVDRLSDFGTLTSYGYGLNWAPVPQLRLVASVTNEEGAPSPQQVGNPAITTPNVRVFDFVRGETVDVTFLDGGNPLLRSDSRDVLKLGLNFKPLDATDLNIRADYTSSTIEDSIATFPTATNEIQAAFPERFTRDASGRLLQIDNRPVNFARNEREQFRWGFNLSLPVTGTLQREVQAARDAGQDPRAVLRQAYGRPERQRRAPAEGQAAPLPAEGSAAQGAEPTPAPDAERPRREGRGGGEGRGGGGGGRGFGGGGGGRGGFGGGGAGGGRIQFSAFHTYRIKETILIREGVPELDLLNGSATGSNGGLARHQVEVRTGFTKDGMGVRLNADWQSGTRVDGAVPGDTLFFGDLAKVDLRLFANLGQMPDLVRNHAWLRGTRVSLRLDNVFNQRLDVRDSSGVVPLGYQAALLDPVGRSIRLDFRKMF